One Setaria italica strain Yugu1 chromosome II, Setaria_italica_v2.0, whole genome shotgun sequence DNA segment encodes these proteins:
- the LOC101776680 gene encoding histidine protein methyltransferase 1 homolog: protein MEDTGAAKNTATTGPTFASPLFSFSNPPGTSFGFGFGFDSGAPPPPPPPAIEVQLSEESPVAADRLEPVVVDDSLSIYKGRVSTSDVFGVKDSDLVPGKYEGGLKLWEGSLDLVKALNSDIKEGRLLLEGKRVLELGCGHGLPGIFAGLKGAGLIHFQDFNAEVLKCLTIPNVKVNLFKESPEETCTSRSVGFFAGDWSEMDKLLLTGDAKQDKTNSGDTEDKTYNGYDIILMAETVYALSSLPNLYRLIKKCLHYPGGVVYMAGKKHYFGVGGGTRQFLRLIEEDGTMQTERLNDVADGSSNVREVWKFSFK, encoded by the exons ATGGAGGACACGGGGGCCGCCAAGAACACGGCCACCACCGGTCCCACCTTCGCCTCccctctcttctccttctccaacCCCCCCGGCACCtccttcggcttcggcttcggcttcgacTCCggtgctcctccgcctccgccgccgccggccatcgagGTTCAGCTTTCCGAG GAGTCGCCGGTTGCGGCAGATAGATTGGAGCCGGTGGTGGTCGATGACTCCCTGTCGATCTACAAG GGGAGAGTGAGTACATCTGATGTTTTTGGGGTCAAAGACTCTGATTTGGTCCCAGGAAAATATGAAG GCGGGTTGAAGCTGTGGGAAGGTTCATTAGACTTGGTGAAGGCCCTCAATTCTGATATCAAAGAAGGTAGATTGCTTCTAGAAGGCAAGCGTGTATTAGAG CTTGGATGTGGACATGGCCTCCCTGGCATTTTTGCAGGTCTTAAG GGTGCTGGTCTGATTCATTTCCAAGATTTCAATGCTGAGGTGCTTAAGTGCCTGACAATACCAAATGTAAAAGTCAATCTTTTCAAGGAGTCACCTGAAGAAACATGTACATCTAGGAGTGTTGGTTTCTTTGCTGGTGATTGGAGTGAAATGGATAAGCTGCTTCTTACCGGGGATGCTAAGCAAGACAAAACAAACAGTGGTGATACAGAAGATAAAACATATAATGGTTATGATATCATCCTGATGGCTGAGACTGTTTACGCATTATCTTCTCTTCCAAATCTCTACAGGCTTATCAAGAAG TGCTTGCACTACCCTGGGGGTGTGGTTTACATGGCGGGGAAGAAGCATTACTTTGGAGTAGGTGGTGGCACAAGGCAGTTCTTACGCTTGATTGAAGAAGATG GCACTATGCAAACTGAGCGGCTCAATGATGTTGCTGATGGATCATCCAATGTTAGGGAGGTTTGGAAATTCTCATTCAAATAG